A genome region from Perca fluviatilis chromosome 20, GENO_Pfluv_1.0, whole genome shotgun sequence includes the following:
- the LOC120548872 gene encoding protein ALP1-like, which translates to MLEELIRPIIQRRNTNFRDCISVGERLMVTLRFLSTGESFKSLSYLFRMGVSTIRKFIPETCDAIYQVLKEKYLKCPDTAHEWQQVSSGFMSQWNFPNCLVALDGKHINIRPPPGTGSTYYNYKHNFSIVLMALVDSSYRFLYVDVGCNRRVSDGGVFRGCTLADALVNRTTNIPAPAPLPGSDQLAPYCIVADKAFPLKDYLLKPYANCGLTEDQRIFNYRLSRARRVVENAFGIMANCFRVLLTTINIRDTVTVEYIVLACCALHNFLRSEGSDVYMADIVDQEGPDTDIIEGRWRQDPALQQASLPRNNNAAARAKEVRDQRHHYFTSDTGAVPFQWGKI; encoded by the exons ATGTTGGAGGAACTTATCAGGCCAATTATCCAGCGGCGCAACACAAATTTCCGTGATTGCATTTCTGTCGGTGAACGTCTGATGGTCACACTGCgcttcctctcaacag gcgAAAGCTTCAAGAGTCTTTCATATCTCTTTCGAATGGGTGTCTCCACAATTCGGAAATTCATTCCTGAAACCTGTGATGCCATCTACCAGGTCTTAAAAGAGAAATATCTGAAG TGCCCAGACACAGCACATGAGTGGCAGCAGGTATCCAGTGGATTCATGTCCCAGTGGAACTTCCCAAACTGCCTGGTTGCTCTGGATGGGAAACACATAAACATTCGCCCCCCACCAGGGACTGGTTCTACATACTATAACTACAAGCACAACTTTTCCATTGTCTTGATGGCACTGGTCGACAGCTCGTACAGGTTTCTGTATGTGGATGTCGGTTGCAATAGAAGGGTTTCTGATGGTGGAGTGTTTCGTGGATGCACGTTGGCTGATGCCCTGGTAAACAGGACCACCAACATCCCTGCTCCTGCACCTCTTCCAGGTTCTGACCAGCTGGCTCCATACTGCATTGTGGCAGATAAGGCATTTCCATTGAAAGACTACCTGTTGAAGCCGTATGCAAACTGCGGACTCACTGAAGATCAGCGCATCTTCAACTACAGGCTGTCGCGTGCTCGGAGGGTTGTGGAGAATGCATTTGGGATTATGGCCAACTGCTTCCGTGTCTTGCTAACCACCATCAACATCAGAGACACTGTCACAGTGGAGTACATTGTCCTGGCTTGTTGTGCTCTGCATAACTTTCTACGGAGTGAGGGCAGCGATGTATACATGGCAGACATTGTGGACCAGGAAGGACCAGATACCGACATCATTGAAGGTAGATGGAGGCAAGACCCTGCCCTACAACAAGCCTCCCTGCCCAGAAACAACAATGCAGCTGCAAGGGCCAAAGAGGTCAGGGATCAACGACACCACTATTTCACATCTGATACTGGTGCAGTGCCTTTTCAATGGGGCAAGATATAG